A window of Carboxydothermus pertinax genomic DNA:
TCTACTTTGGGTTGGGCTGCTACCCCTAATTCGGTAGCCAGTATTACTTTTAGCTCTTTTTTCTTGGCCTGCATGATGCCTTTCATTGAAGGATACCGGGGTTCGTTTAATCCCCGCTGGGCGGTAATAAGCGCCGGTAGAGGTACTTC
This region includes:
- a CDS encoding electron transfer flavoprotein subunit beta/FixA family protein, with amino-acid sequence EVPLPALITAQRGLNEPRYPSMKGIMQAKKKELKVILATELGVAAQPKVEIKEIFLPKGKEAGKIFTDEAAVAVAKLVKALREEAKVI